Proteins encoded by one window of Flagellimonas lutaonensis:
- the hutI gene encoding imidazolonepropionase, whose amino-acid sequence MEKPILIGPFRQLLPMTGLPLKGALSDEQLPIVENAGVLVSKGRILEIGSFHKMQSQDVKLYPIEGDQVCMPGLIDAHTHICFSGSRARDYALRNSGKTYLEIAKAGGGIWDTVTQTRKASIEVLIQDILIRSQKHLAHGVTTIEVKSGYGLTVDEELKMLRAIKEAHEKAPQDLIATCLAAHMVPKDWNGTPTQYLEEISTKLFPILKSEKLANRVDAFIEQSAFSAEDIKPYFKMAKEQGFDITVHADQFTTGGSQVAVEFNAISADHLEASTQKEVELLGKSGTVATALPGASLGLGCDFTPARKLLDAGAALAIASDHNPGSAPMGDLMAQAAILGAFEKLSNAEVLAGITFRAAAALNLKDRGRLEKGMVADFISFATNDYQEITYHQGQMTPCNVWKDGNLLMTDGK is encoded by the coding sequence ATGGAGAAACCAATTTTAATAGGGCCGTTCAGGCAATTGCTGCCCATGACAGGGCTGCCGTTGAAAGGCGCCCTTTCTGATGAACAATTGCCCATTGTGGAAAATGCGGGGGTTTTGGTTTCGAAAGGAAGAATTCTTGAGATCGGCTCCTTTCATAAAATGCAATCCCAAGACGTAAAACTGTATCCCATAGAAGGCGACCAAGTATGCATGCCGGGGCTTATCGATGCCCACACCCATATTTGCTTTAGTGGTTCGAGGGCACGTGATTATGCGCTGCGCAATTCTGGAAAAACATACCTGGAGATTGCCAAGGCCGGGGGAGGTATTTGGGATACCGTTACCCAGACCCGAAAGGCCTCAATAGAAGTTTTGATCCAAGACATTTTAATTCGGAGCCAAAAACATCTGGCCCATGGCGTTACCACAATAGAGGTCAAAAGCGGATATGGCCTTACTGTTGATGAGGAACTTAAGATGCTCCGTGCCATTAAGGAAGCCCACGAAAAAGCACCTCAAGATTTGATTGCCACTTGCTTGGCAGCGCATATGGTGCCGAAAGATTGGAATGGAACCCCTACCCAATATCTTGAAGAAATCAGCACCAAACTGTTTCCCATCCTAAAGTCTGAAAAACTGGCAAACCGGGTGGATGCCTTTATAGAACAGAGCGCTTTTTCCGCGGAAGACATCAAACCCTATTTCAAAATGGCCAAAGAACAGGGTTTTGACATCACCGTACATGCCGACCAGTTTACCACGGGGGGCAGCCAAGTAGCGGTGGAATTCAACGCCATTAGTGCCGATCACCTAGAAGCGAGCACCCAAAAAGAAGTGGAACTACTGGGCAAAAGCGGCACCGTGGCAACGGCCTTGCCAGGTGCTTCACTCGGCCTGGGTTGTGACTTTACCCCTGCTCGAAAGTTGTTGGATGCAGGTGCCGCCCTTGCCATTGCCAGTGACCATAACCCCGGTTCTGCCCCCATGGGAGACCTAATGGCGCAAGCGGCCATTTTGGGTGCTTTTGAAAAGCTGTCGAATGCCGAAGTGCTGGCGGGCATTACTTTTCGGGCGGCAGCGGCATTGAATCTAAAAGACCGTGGAAGACTTGAAAAAGGGATGGTAGCCGATTTTATATCCTTCGCAACCAACGACTACCAAGAAATCACCTACCATCAAGGGCAAATGACACCCTGCAATGTATGGAAAGATGGCAATTTATTAATGACAGACGGAAAATGA
- a CDS encoding nitroreductase family protein: MVFELIKKRRSVFPAQYNAVPVEKEFISKLLEAANWAPTHRKTEPWRFKVLMGDKKAQLGDFLSKKYQETEARPKQVKIRKLLENPRKAAAIVAICMQRDPNESVPEWEEIAATAMAVQNMWLCCAEAGVGCYWSSPGLIKHMDEFFDLAKGERCLGFFYIGNYDEEIPDQTRTPIEDKVVWLE; this comes from the coding sequence ATGGTTTTTGAACTGATAAAAAAAAGAAGGAGCGTTTTTCCTGCACAATACAATGCTGTTCCTGTTGAAAAGGAATTCATTTCCAAACTTTTGGAGGCCGCCAACTGGGCGCCCACCCACAGAAAAACCGAGCCTTGGCGGTTCAAGGTGCTGATGGGTGACAAAAAAGCCCAACTGGGCGATTTCCTTTCAAAGAAATACCAAGAGACCGAAGCGAGGCCCAAACAGGTCAAGATCCGAAAGCTGCTGGAAAACCCTCGAAAAGCAGCCGCCATTGTGGCAATCTGCATGCAACGAGATCCTAATGAAAGCGTACCGGAATGGGAAGAAATCGCTGCTACCGCCATGGCCGTGCAAAACATGTGGCTTTGCTGCGCCGAGGCTGGGGTAGGGTGTTATTGGAGCTCGCCCGGACTTATCAAACACATGGATGAATTCTTTGATTTGGCCAAGGGGGAACGTTGTCTCGGTTTTTTCTACATAGGAAATTATGATGAAGAAATTCCAGACCAGACCCGAACCCCTATCGAGGACAAGGTGGTATGGTTAGAATGA
- the hutG gene encoding formimidoylglutamase has protein sequence MSHYIKPSKKIWTGRQSEQQLYLHEKVVCLPIGDLQRQSGKTFALLGYACDEGVKRNQGRVGAKDGPQHIRRALAKMPNHLPQKKYVFDLGDVICPDGDLESAQQQLAEHVAQILQSGALPILLGGGHDMAYGHYNGIKKYLISEKRRPSIGIINFDAHFDLREDSNGANSGTPFYQIANENDPFHYLCMGIRKDANDRELYRTAQKFGVKYLERETFRMQFVEEINKWIKAFLKGVDHVYVTIDLDGFSSAFAPGVSAASPMGYSQDIVLESLKTILSSNKLISVDIAEMNPKYDVDDQTAKLAASLVHFIVHSLS, from the coding sequence ATGTCCCATTATATAAAACCCTCCAAAAAAATATGGACTGGCAGGCAGTCTGAACAACAACTCTATTTGCACGAAAAAGTAGTATGCCTGCCCATCGGCGATTTGCAGAGACAATCTGGCAAAACGTTTGCTTTGTTGGGATACGCCTGTGACGAAGGCGTGAAACGCAATCAGGGTCGTGTGGGCGCAAAAGACGGCCCTCAACACATACGCCGTGCGCTTGCCAAAATGCCCAACCACCTGCCACAGAAAAAATATGTTTTTGACCTAGGTGATGTGATTTGCCCAGATGGCGATTTAGAAAGCGCCCAGCAGCAATTGGCAGAACACGTGGCGCAAATTTTACAATCGGGTGCCCTACCCATACTATTGGGTGGCGGCCACGATATGGCCTACGGCCACTACAACGGAATAAAGAAATACCTTATTTCAGAAAAACGCCGCCCCTCGATAGGCATCATCAATTTTGATGCGCATTTTGATCTCAGGGAAGACAGCAACGGAGCAAACTCTGGCACTCCCTTTTACCAAATCGCCAACGAAAATGACCCTTTTCACTACCTATGTATGGGCATTCGCAAAGATGCCAACGACCGTGAACTATATCGAACCGCCCAAAAGTTTGGGGTCAAGTACTTAGAGCGTGAAACCTTTCGGATGCAGTTCGTGGAAGAAATCAACAAATGGATCAAAGCGTTTTTGAAGGGGGTTGACCATGTATACGTGACCATTGACCTAGATGGTTTTTCTTCGGCATTTGCCCCTGGTGTCAGTGCCGCCTCGCCCATGGGCTATTCACAGGATATTGTATTGGAATCGTTGAAAACCATCCTCTCTTCGAACAAACTGATTTCGGTCGATATTGCCGAGATGAACCCAAAGTATGACGTTGATGACCAAACAGCAAAGCTGGCCGCTTCATTGGTACATTTTATTGTCCACAGTCTTTCCTGA
- a CDS encoding xylulokinase — protein MYYLGIDLGSSSVKIAAVDASNGKSVGLVQVPESEMGMHTPQKGWAEQNPETWWQLVCEGIHKIKKKTCIEAVEIKGIGIAYQMHGLVLVDHEGKPLRNAIIWCDSRAVEIGEKAYKELGTAYCDGHLLNSPANFTASKLAWVRQNEPAVFDKAKKFMLPGDYIAYRLSNTINTTVSGLSEGIFWDFKEGKVSSRLLDYFGIAAELVPAITDTFGEQSTVSRQAAATCGLKAGTPILYRAGDQPNNALSLNVFNVGEVAATGGTSGVMYAVTESLSAKECSRVNNFVHVNHDKNAKRIGKLLCINGAGIQYRWLLNNLAVDSYQEMNDLAEAVSVGSDGVCVLPFGNGAERMLQNKSLGTRVLNIDLNRHDKAHLCRAALEGIAFSFVYGFEIMTSDDVVTKTIRAGNDNLFRADIFGETIATLIDKPIDLYDTTGAIGAARACAVSEKGVDIFSSYLQEDCVKTFLPKKEKNPYLKAYKIWKAELESIIKK, from the coding sequence TTGTACTATTTAGGAATAGATTTAGGAAGTTCATCGGTCAAAATTGCGGCCGTCGATGCCAGCAATGGTAAAAGTGTGGGCTTGGTGCAGGTACCGGAATCCGAAATGGGTATGCATACACCCCAAAAGGGATGGGCCGAGCAAAATCCGGAAACCTGGTGGCAGTTGGTCTGTGAGGGCATTCACAAAATCAAGAAAAAAACATGTATCGAAGCGGTAGAGATTAAAGGCATCGGCATTGCCTACCAAATGCACGGGCTTGTGTTAGTTGACCACGAGGGAAAACCCCTTAGAAATGCCATCATCTGGTGCGATAGCAGGGCGGTCGAGATAGGTGAAAAGGCCTACAAAGAACTGGGAACCGCGTATTGTGATGGGCACCTGTTGAATTCCCCCGCCAACTTTACCGCCTCAAAACTGGCGTGGGTAAGGCAAAACGAACCGGCTGTCTTTGACAAGGCGAAAAAGTTCATGCTTCCGGGCGACTATATCGCCTATCGCCTTTCAAATACCATCAATACAACAGTATCTGGACTTTCAGAAGGCATTTTTTGGGATTTTAAGGAAGGAAAAGTTTCATCACGGTTGTTGGATTATTTCGGAATTGCGGCGGAATTGGTTCCCGCCATCACCGACACCTTTGGTGAGCAGTCAACCGTTTCTAGGCAAGCGGCAGCCACTTGCGGTCTAAAAGCCGGCACTCCCATTCTGTACCGGGCGGGCGACCAGCCCAACAATGCCTTGAGCCTGAATGTCTTTAACGTTGGTGAGGTGGCGGCTACGGGGGGCACTTCAGGCGTGATGTACGCCGTTACGGAAAGTCTTTCTGCGAAAGAATGTTCTCGCGTAAACAATTTTGTGCACGTAAACCATGACAAAAATGCCAAACGTATCGGCAAGCTGCTCTGTATCAACGGGGCGGGCATCCAATATCGATGGCTCTTAAACAACCTTGCCGTTGACAGTTACCAAGAGATGAACGATTTGGCAGAAGCTGTTTCCGTGGGCAGCGATGGGGTATGCGTACTTCCTTTTGGCAACGGAGCCGAGCGTATGCTGCAGAACAAATCCTTGGGCACCCGTGTCTTGAACATCGATCTGAACAGACATGATAAGGCCCACCTGTGCCGGGCAGCGTTGGAAGGCATTGCCTTTTCGTTTGTGTACGGGTTTGAAATCATGACGTCTGACGATGTCGTCACCAAAACCATCAGGGCCGGAAATGACAACCTCTTTAGGGCCGATATTTTTGGGGAAACCATCGCCACACTCATCGACAAGCCCATTGATCTTTACGATACCACAGGTGCCATTGGGGCAGCACGGGCCTGTGCCGTTTCAGAAAAAGGGGTTGACATATTTTCTTCCTATCTACAAGAAGATTGCGTAAAAACCTTTCTTCCCAAAAAAGAAAAGAACCCTTACCTTAAGGCCTACAAAATCTGGAAGGCAGAACTAGAATCCATCATTAAAAAATAG
- the hutH gene encoding histidine ammonia-lyase, translating to MTKSHSNFFFGEDHLTAGTALAIARNQVKASISATTKANIQKSAQAVSNIVEKGEPVYGINTGFGPLCTTKISKEETRILQTNILQSHSVGVGEPISTELAKLMLVLKAHALAKGYSGIQLQTLERILWHIGHDAIPVVPSQGSVGASGDLAPLSHLFLPLIGLGKVSYKGRTMPTSALFQETGLKPLELGPKEGLALINGTQFIAAHAVKVAEKLHHCLKHADIIGAMMLEGLQGSMKPFLEALHQVRPFKGNQHVAGRIRTLLQGSEILEDHIDCERVQDPYSLRCMPQVHGASRNAWLHLRELLEIELNSVTDNPVIISEDLAISGGNFHGQPLAMALDYATVAAAELGNISDRRIYLALEGGHGVPQLLMKDTGINSGYMILQYTSAALASENKGLCFPASADSIPTSLGQEDHVSMGSISGRKALQVLENVEKILAIELLTAAQAFEYRKPLKSGILLDEIHKFLRTKVPFADKDRVFADDIEVGIEIIRKTQIIDLVEKVMKENKLSWQTPHVEEFEMY from the coding sequence ATGACAAAGAGCCACTCAAATTTTTTCTTTGGGGAAGACCATTTAACCGCTGGCACCGCCTTGGCCATTGCAAGAAACCAGGTCAAGGCAAGTATATCGGCCACAACCAAGGCCAACATTCAAAAAAGTGCCCAGGCCGTTTCCAATATTGTGGAAAAAGGCGAGCCTGTGTACGGCATCAATACCGGTTTTGGTCCGCTCTGTACCACGAAGATATCCAAAGAAGAAACCCGTATTTTGCAGACCAACATTCTACAAAGCCATAGTGTAGGCGTGGGTGAACCCATTTCAACCGAGTTGGCAAAACTCATGTTGGTGCTCAAGGCCCATGCCCTTGCCAAGGGCTATTCGGGAATACAGCTACAGACCCTAGAGCGTATCTTATGGCATATTGGGCATGACGCCATTCCCGTCGTGCCCTCACAGGGTTCCGTCGGTGCCTCTGGCGACCTTGCCCCGCTCTCCCATTTGTTTCTTCCACTCATCGGGTTGGGAAAGGTATCTTACAAAGGCCGTACGATGCCCACCTCGGCATTGTTTCAAGAGACCGGACTCAAACCTTTGGAACTGGGCCCCAAAGAGGGCCTTGCCCTTATCAATGGCACACAGTTTATAGCAGCGCATGCCGTTAAAGTGGCCGAAAAGCTACACCACTGCCTCAAACATGCCGATATCATCGGGGCGATGATGCTGGAAGGGCTGCAGGGCTCCATGAAGCCCTTTTTGGAAGCCCTCCATCAAGTGCGCCCCTTTAAGGGCAACCAACATGTGGCCGGCAGAATTCGCACCCTGCTTCAAGGTTCAGAGATTTTGGAAGACCATATCGATTGTGAACGGGTGCAAGACCCCTACTCGCTTCGTTGCATGCCCCAAGTACACGGGGCCTCGAGAAATGCTTGGCTGCACCTGAGAGAACTGCTCGAAATAGAACTGAACTCAGTTACCGACAACCCGGTTATCATCAGTGAAGATCTGGCCATAAGCGGCGGTAATTTTCACGGACAACCCTTGGCCATGGCCCTTGATTATGCCACGGTTGCCGCAGCCGAATTGGGCAATATATCGGATCGCAGGATTTATTTAGCACTGGAGGGCGGCCATGGGGTACCCCAACTGTTGATGAAAGATACCGGGATCAACTCGGGCTATATGATTCTGCAGTACACCTCTGCCGCATTGGCAAGCGAGAACAAAGGGCTCTGTTTTCCGGCCAGTGCCGATAGCATTCCCACCTCACTGGGGCAAGAAGACCATGTGAGCATGGGCTCCATCAGTGGGCGAAAGGCCCTTCAGGTGCTCGAAAACGTTGAGAAAATCTTGGCGATAGAATTACTGACGGCAGCACAAGCCTTTGAATACCGAAAACCCTTGAAGTCAGGTATCTTATTGGATGAAATACACAAATTTCTGCGTACTAAGGTTCCATTTGCGGATAAAGACCGTGTATTTGCCGACGATATTGAAGTGGGCATCGAAATCATCCGAAAGACTCAAATAATCGACTTGGTCGAAAAGGTGATGAAAGAAAACAAACTGTCTTGGCAGACCCCCCATGTGGAAGAATTTGAAATGTACTAG
- a CDS encoding DUF456 domain-containing protein, protein MDIALLLIGFLLMLVGILGSFLPVLPGPPISWVGLLLLYLTKAVPDNWWVLGITLVIALGITILDYVIPAAGTKRFGGSKAGMIGTIVGLLVAIFFPILGPLGIIIWPFIGALAGELINKADQKTAMKAAFGSFVGFLTGTFLKFVLTTAYLVFFIVIMVRYAGDLFSF, encoded by the coding sequence ATGGACATTGCTTTGTTATTGATCGGGTTTCTTTTGATGTTGGTGGGCATACTTGGCAGTTTTTTGCCCGTACTACCCGGACCCCCTATCAGTTGGGTGGGACTGTTGCTGCTTTATCTTACCAAAGCAGTGCCCGATAATTGGTGGGTTTTGGGCATTACCTTGGTGATTGCCCTTGGCATTACCATTCTCGACTATGTTATTCCTGCGGCGGGCACCAAACGGTTTGGGGGCAGTAAAGCGGGTATGATCGGCACCATCGTAGGGTTATTGGTGGCCATTTTCTTCCCGATTTTAGGGCCTCTGGGCATAATCATCTGGCCTTTTATCGGGGCCTTGGCAGGCGAATTGATCAACAAAGCAGACCAAAAAACGGCCATGAAGGCAGCTTTTGGCTCTTTTGTCGGTTTTTTGACGGGTACTTTTTTAAAGTTTGTACTGACAACGGCCTATCTGGTATTCTTTATAGTGATCATGGTCAGGTACGCCGGTGACCTGTTCTCATTCTAA
- a CDS encoding BlaI/MecI/CopY family transcriptional regulator, producing MKQLTKAEEEVMQLLWKLEKANVAALVDEFPDPKPAYNTVSTIIRILEDKGFVSHEKVGKGHVYFPLVKKEAYSNQRINKLVDGYFQGSFKSMVSFFMKNNDISLSDLEDILQKIKNEKE from the coding sequence ATGAAGCAACTTACAAAAGCAGAGGAAGAAGTGATGCAGCTGCTATGGAAACTTGAAAAGGCAAATGTGGCCGCACTCGTCGATGAGTTTCCCGACCCGAAGCCGGCCTATAACACCGTCTCTACCATTATACGTATTTTAGAGGATAAGGGCTTTGTGTCGCATGAAAAAGTGGGGAAGGGGCATGTTTATTTTCCATTGGTAAAAAAAGAAGCGTACAGCAACCAACGCATCAATAAGTTGGTCGATGGCTATTTTCAAGGCTCGTTCAAAAGCATGGTCTCGTTTTTTATGAAAAACAACGACATCAGCCTTAGCGATTTGGAAGACATTCTGCAAAAAATCAAAAATGAAAAAGAATAA
- a CDS encoding ROK family protein encodes MDLVIGIDIGGTKTKIGLVDKEGNCLIKSNFRTREYPDLDAFLDKVKSEVDVLVGSLNLAPNILGCGIGAPNASSKRGTIENAANLLWKGTVPLLEKLKEKMPMPMRIMNDASAAALGEMLFGNGRNMTDFIVVTLGTGFGAGIVANGQLIDGYDGFAGELGHIDMTIGDGRLTGLGVPGGLEAYVSATGLKRTIMFMLSKYLDDSRFRDVSYNQLHGEDITKAAEEGDPIALKAFDFTARVMAQALANFTAFTQPEAFILMGGLTQSGKWLTDPLEKYFEEFLLDVYKGKVKIMRSGMRGKTAAICGAAALIWESHR; translated from the coding sequence ATGGATTTGGTCATTGGAATCGATATCGGGGGAACAAAAACCAAGATCGGGTTGGTCGATAAAGAGGGCAACTGCCTTATCAAAAGCAATTTTAGAACCAGGGAATACCCTGATCTGGATGCTTTTCTGGACAAGGTCAAGTCTGAGGTCGATGTCTTGGTAGGCTCGTTAAATTTGGCACCCAACATTTTAGGGTGCGGTATTGGCGCCCCCAATGCTTCCAGCAAGCGCGGAACCATTGAAAATGCCGCCAACCTGCTCTGGAAGGGCACGGTGCCCCTACTGGAAAAACTGAAGGAAAAAATGCCTATGCCCATGCGTATCATGAACGATGCCAGTGCAGCGGCTTTGGGCGAGATGCTGTTTGGCAATGGCCGAAACATGACCGATTTCATTGTCGTTACCCTTGGCACGGGTTTCGGTGCCGGCATTGTGGCCAATGGGCAACTTATTGATGGGTACGACGGTTTTGCGGGCGAGCTGGGCCATATCGACATGACCATTGGCGATGGGCGTTTGACAGGGCTTGGCGTACCGGGCGGACTTGAGGCCTATGTTTCGGCAACCGGGCTAAAAAGAACCATCATGTTCATGCTGAGCAAGTATCTGGATGACAGCCGGTTCAGGGATGTTTCATACAACCAGTTACATGGCGAAGATATCACCAAGGCGGCCGAAGAAGGCGACCCCATAGCCTTGAAGGCATTTGATTTCACGGCCAGGGTAATGGCACAGGCCTTGGCAAATTTCACTGCCTTTACCCAACCCGAAGCCTTTATTTTGATGGGCGGACTCACCCAAAGCGGTAAGTGGCTCACCGATCCCCTTGAAAAATACTTCGAGGAATTTTTATTGGATGTGTACAAGGGCAAAGTAAAGATCATGCGTTCTGGCATGCGGGGCAAAACTGCCGCCATTTGCGGGGCAGCTGCGTTGATTTGGGAAAGTCATAGGTAA
- a CDS encoding urocanate hydratase, with the protein MSDKNFKEAILQGIPKELPPKRPYPLEGNPAPKRKDILSKEEKKLAVRNALRYFPQEWHAELAPEFVEELNTRGRIYMYRFKPEYDMYARPIEAYPAKSRQAAAIMLMIQNNLDPAVAQHPEELITYGGNGAVFQNWAQYLLTMKYLAEMSDQQTLHIYSGHPMGLFPSSEEAPRVVVTNGMMIPNYSKPDDWERYNALGVTQYGQMTAGSYMYIGPQGIVHGTAITVMNAFRKVLKKGESPKGKVFLTAGLGGMSGAQPKAGNIAGCITVCAEVNPAAATKRHEQGWVDELIGDLGQLVERTKRAIKKEETVSLAFIGNVVNVWERFYEEDIFVHLGSDQTSLHNPWAGGYYPVGLSFSEANKLMAEDPEAFKNAVQQSLRRQVAAINKHHERGTYFFDYGNAFLLEASRAGGDVMAANGIDFRYPSYVQDILGPMCFDYGFGPFRWVCTSGKAKDLQKTDAIALRVMREIKETAPEEIQQQMQDNIKWIEEAEQNRLVVGSQARILYADAEGRAKIAEAFNNAISKGALSAPVVLGRDHHDVSGTDSPFRETSNIYDGSKFTADMAIHNVIGDSFRGATWVSIHNGGGVGWGEVINGGFGMVLDGTEAASRRLKSMLFYDVNNGIARRSWARNNEALFAIKREMARTPDLTVTLPNFVEDTILKKVFD; encoded by the coding sequence ATGAGCGATAAAAATTTCAAAGAAGCTATCCTACAGGGCATTCCCAAAGAATTGCCCCCAAAGAGACCCTATCCCCTAGAGGGCAATCCGGCACCAAAGCGAAAAGATATTTTATCCAAGGAGGAAAAGAAATTGGCAGTGCGCAATGCCCTGCGCTACTTTCCCCAAGAATGGCACGCAGAATTGGCCCCTGAATTTGTCGAAGAACTGAACACCCGTGGCCGTATCTACATGTACCGCTTCAAGCCCGAATATGACATGTATGCTCGGCCCATTGAGGCCTACCCTGCCAAGAGCCGACAGGCGGCGGCCATTATGTTGATGATACAGAACAACTTGGATCCGGCCGTGGCGCAACACCCTGAAGAACTTATCACCTATGGCGGTAACGGGGCGGTCTTTCAGAATTGGGCCCAGTATTTGTTGACCATGAAGTACCTGGCCGAGATGAGCGACCAACAAACACTGCACATATATTCAGGGCATCCGATGGGGCTGTTTCCTTCCTCTGAAGAAGCACCTAGGGTGGTGGTCACCAATGGCATGATGATACCCAATTACTCCAAACCCGATGATTGGGAACGCTATAACGCCTTGGGCGTGACCCAGTACGGACAGATGACGGCGGGCTCTTATATGTACATCGGTCCACAGGGCATCGTACATGGCACGGCCATCACGGTGATGAACGCTTTCAGGAAAGTGTTGAAAAAAGGAGAATCCCCAAAAGGGAAAGTCTTCTTGACTGCCGGTTTGGGCGGCATGAGCGGGGCACAACCCAAAGCCGGCAACATAGCGGGATGTATTACGGTCTGTGCCGAGGTAAACCCCGCCGCGGCCACCAAAAGGCATGAACAAGGCTGGGTCGATGAGTTGATCGGAGACCTTGGGCAATTGGTTGAACGCACCAAAAGGGCGATTAAGAAGGAGGAAACCGTTTCACTGGCTTTCATTGGCAATGTGGTCAATGTTTGGGAACGGTTTTATGAGGAAGACATTTTTGTGCATTTGGGCTCAGACCAGACCTCATTGCACAATCCGTGGGCCGGGGGCTACTACCCTGTCGGACTTTCCTTTTCAGAGGCCAACAAATTGATGGCAGAAGATCCAGAGGCATTCAAAAACGCCGTTCAACAATCATTGCGAAGACAGGTGGCCGCCATCAACAAGCACCATGAAAGGGGCACCTATTTCTTTGATTATGGCAATGCCTTTTTGTTGGAGGCCTCAAGGGCCGGTGGTGATGTCATGGCTGCGAACGGTATCGATTTTAGGTATCCTTCTTATGTCCAGGATATTTTGGGGCCCATGTGTTTTGATTATGGCTTTGGCCCCTTTCGTTGGGTCTGCACCTCTGGCAAAGCCAAAGATCTGCAAAAAACCGATGCCATTGCCCTTCGGGTAATGAGGGAAATAAAAGAAACGGCTCCCGAAGAGATTCAACAACAGATGCAAGACAATATCAAGTGGATTGAAGAGGCCGAGCAAAACAGATTGGTGGTAGGGTCTCAGGCACGCATTCTATATGCCGATGCTGAAGGCAGGGCAAAGATTGCCGAAGCCTTTAACAATGCCATTTCAAAAGGTGCGCTTTCGGCCCCGGTGGTACTTGGGCGCGACCACCATGATGTAAGCGGTACCGACTCGCCTTTTCGAGAAACCAGCAATATTTATGACGGTAGCAAATTCACCGCCGATATGGCCATTCACAATGTTATCGGCGACAGTTTTCGGGGGGCGACCTGGGTGTCGATACACAACGGCGGTGGTGTCGGTTGGGGCGAGGTCATCAACGGGGGCTTCGGCATGGTGCTAGATGGTACCGAAGCGGCTTCCCGACGATTAAAAAGCATGCTTTTTTACGATGTCAACAATGGGATTGCACGAAGAAGCTGGGCACGAAACAACGAAGCTCTGTTCGCCATAAAAAGAGAGATGGCCCGTACACCCGACCTTACCGTTACATTGCCTAATTTTGTCGAGGATACCATTTTAAAAAAGGTTTTCGATTAA